A region from the Gemmatimonadota bacterium genome encodes:
- the hrcA gene encoding heat-inducible transcription repressor HrcA: MALPELTERERRVLEAVIQRYVETAEPAGSRTISRRFGLGVSPATIRNTMSDLEEKGYLFHPHTSAGRVPTDIAYRLYVDSLLRSRPPVRADVERLTEHLSGEGSGAIENILRRAAQSLSIVTQELGVALGPRLDGARLQRLDLVRLSSERLLLVLTLEGGAVRTIFVELAGQIAESALAEVMVVLNDRLAGLTLREIRSSLGDRVRDSAVSLGGSELLNVFVQEGDTLFDLPVVAEGEEVVLGQASVLADQPEFTSGDGMRRLLELTEQKRHLAELLRTRTAAPGISITIGNEHSDPRLEPFTIVTAEYRVGTLSGVIGVIGPTRMPYEKVIALVRHTSVMVTDILH, translated from the coding sequence ATGGCGCTTCCTGAACTCACGGAACGCGAACGCCGTGTACTCGAAGCGGTCATTCAGCGATATGTAGAAACCGCGGAACCTGCCGGGTCACGCACGATTTCGCGGCGGTTCGGGCTGGGCGTATCGCCTGCGACCATCCGCAATACGATGAGCGATCTGGAGGAGAAGGGGTATCTCTTCCACCCGCACACCTCGGCGGGCCGCGTTCCCACCGACATCGCGTATCGGTTGTACGTCGACTCCCTTCTGCGTTCCCGCCCTCCCGTGCGAGCCGACGTGGAACGGCTGACCGAGCACCTGAGCGGTGAAGGTTCTGGCGCCATCGAGAACATTCTCCGTCGAGCGGCGCAGAGCCTGTCGATCGTGACCCAGGAGCTCGGCGTGGCGTTAGGCCCCCGGCTGGATGGCGCGCGGTTGCAGCGCCTCGACCTGGTGCGGCTGTCGAGTGAGCGGTTGCTGCTCGTCCTCACGCTCGAGGGAGGGGCGGTGCGGACGATTTTTGTTGAGCTCGCGGGACAAATCGCCGAGTCCGCGCTGGCGGAGGTGATGGTGGTACTCAACGACCGTCTGGCAGGGCTGACGCTGCGCGAAATCCGGTCGTCGCTCGGCGATCGCGTGCGCGATTCGGCGGTTAGTCTGGGTGGCAGCGAACTGCTCAACGTCTTCGTCCAGGAAGGCGATACGCTCTTCGACCTGCCCGTGGTCGCCGAGGGCGAGGAGGTGGTGCTCGGGCAGGCATCCGTCCTCGCCGACCAGCCAGAGTTCACTTCCGGGGATGGGATGCGCCGCCTGCTGGAACTTACCGAGCAGAAGCGCCACCTCGCGGAGTTGCTCCGCACCCGGACCGCCGCCCCCGGGATTTCGATCACGATTGGCAACGAGCACAGCGACCCCAGGCTGGAGCCCTTTACCATCGTGACCGCGGAGTATCGGGTGGGCACGCTGTCGGGGGTGATCGGCGTCATCGGTCCCACCCGCATGCCGTACGAAAAGGTGATCGCACTGGTGCGGCACACCTCGGTGATGGTCACGGACATCCTGCACTAG
- the dnaJ gene encoding molecular chaperone DnaJ has protein sequence MADFYQVLGVARDASDDDIKQAYRRLATKWHPDRNEGSAEAEEKFKEITEAYDVLKDPEKRSAYNRYGEAGLRGAGAGGGFHHVDLSEALNIFMRDFGGFGGGFGDLFAQGGRRSGPRAGQDVKITVELSLAEVAAGSTKTFTVKLLDPCDKCTGSGVEPGSKPATCHTCGGSGEVRRAQKSFFGQFVSVAPCPMCSGEGVVITAPCKKCRGEGRARGEHTIPVQIPAGVSSGQYMTLRGLGNAGPRGGPRGDVLIVFDVTEDPRFERDGEDLYTEVLVGYPQLVLGADVNVPTLGGPLSVRIPPGTQSGQVIHLRGRGLPRVNSSGTGDLHVRVQLWTPDRVTKEEEKLLRELQAHQQTPPESARGKGFWSKMKEALGA, from the coding sequence ATGGCTGATTTTTACCAGGTGCTTGGCGTCGCACGCGACGCGAGCGACGACGACATCAAGCAGGCATACCGTCGGTTGGCCACCAAGTGGCATCCGGATCGGAATGAGGGCTCGGCCGAGGCCGAGGAGAAGTTCAAGGAAATCACCGAGGCCTACGACGTCCTGAAGGACCCGGAGAAGCGTTCGGCGTACAACCGGTACGGCGAGGCCGGGCTGCGCGGGGCTGGGGCCGGGGGTGGGTTCCACCATGTGGACCTGTCGGAAGCGCTGAACATCTTCATGCGCGACTTCGGGGGGTTTGGGGGCGGATTCGGCGACCTGTTTGCCCAGGGAGGCAGGCGCAGCGGGCCGCGCGCCGGCCAGGACGTCAAGATCACGGTCGAGTTGTCGCTGGCCGAAGTCGCGGCCGGCAGCACGAAAACGTTCACGGTCAAGCTGCTCGACCCGTGCGACAAGTGCACCGGGTCCGGCGTGGAGCCCGGGTCGAAGCCCGCGACGTGCCACACCTGCGGTGGGTCCGGCGAGGTACGCCGCGCGCAGAAGTCATTCTTTGGGCAGTTTGTCTCCGTGGCCCCATGCCCGATGTGTTCGGGGGAGGGGGTCGTCATCACGGCGCCGTGCAAGAAGTGCCGGGGGGAGGGTCGCGCCCGCGGGGAGCACACGATCCCGGTGCAGATCCCGGCTGGCGTGTCGTCCGGCCAGTACATGACCCTGCGGGGGCTGGGGAATGCCGGGCCGCGTGGTGGCCCGCGGGGCGACGTCCTGATCGTGTTCGACGTGACAGAGGACCCTCGGTTTGAGCGCGACGGGGAGGACCTCTACACCGAGGTGCTCGTCGGTTATCCGCAGTTGGTCCTTGGTGCCGACGTCAACGTCCCCACCTTGGGCGGACCCCTCTCGGTGCGCATCCCGCCGGGGACGCAAAGTGGGCAGGTCATCCATCTCCGGGGACGCGGGTTGCCCCGCGTGAACTCGTCCGGCACCGGTGACCTGCATGTCCGCGTGCAGCTGTGGACCCCGGATCGCGTGACGAAGGAAGAGGAGAAGCTCCTCCGCGAACTCCAGGCCCACCAGCAGACTCCGCCCGAGAGTGCCCGCGGGAAGGGCTTCTGGTCCAAGATGAAGGAAGCGTTAGGCGCGTGA